One window of Streptomyces sp. NBC_00273 genomic DNA carries:
- a CDS encoding acyl-CoA thioesterase produces the protein MPQPFSVRIAVREYELDTRGHLNQAVYLQYCEHALWEVLLAAGIPGDKLLAGGVGPAQLECTLKFKRELQGGDRVDVVCTFEWGTGKTFRLRQDIRKADGTLACEVTGTIGLLDLARRTLVADPGGYLRKLAEDPTVIGL, from the coding sequence GTGCCCCAGCCGTTCAGCGTTCGCATCGCCGTCCGCGAGTACGAGCTCGACACCCGCGGCCACCTCAACCAGGCGGTCTACCTCCAGTACTGCGAGCACGCGCTGTGGGAAGTGCTGCTGGCCGCGGGCATTCCGGGCGACAAGCTGCTGGCCGGCGGGGTCGGACCGGCCCAGCTGGAGTGCACCCTGAAGTTCAAGCGCGAGCTCCAGGGCGGGGACCGGGTCGACGTGGTCTGCACCTTCGAGTGGGGGACGGGCAAGACCTTCCGGCTGCGGCAGGACATCCGGAAGGCGGACGGCACCCTGGCCTGCGAGGTGACCGGCACGATCGGCCTCCTCGACCTGGCCCGCCGCACCCTGGTCGCCGACCCCGGCGGCTACCTCCGCAAGCTGGCCGAGGACCCCACGGTCATCGGACTCTGA
- a CDS encoding radical SAM protein, producing the protein MSAQPLNLTRRPRSRDEIRARVADIVGKEPELGVRLDALRSFGRQVRNTEVHLTGACNIRCDGCWFFAHDFDSAVTDERDRAKVRSFVERLKADGVTSALLIGGEPTLVPDKIRPFVELLDYVTISTNGLLALPREGFEDVAIAVSVFGGGPLDDQLRAIHPNGRRFSGLIDTALTNYRDDPRATFIYALTEPGVGYIEETVRKMADNGNLISFNFYSEYGGDHPLKALEGRKLLDEALRVKELFPRAVVNDPYYIEALITGRSHGQDFGYDVCPSISVDHKAHTERIANGHPVLPGFNAWGADLETVQFCCTSGHCGDCRDSQAVHSWLLMSMHEFLDGPDDLRTWLGVSEGYWRQWSWSPYSPHRTA; encoded by the coding sequence ATGTCAGCCCAGCCACTGAACCTCACCCGGCGGCCCCGCTCGCGGGACGAGATCCGCGCACGCGTCGCCGACATCGTCGGAAAGGAACCGGAACTGGGGGTCAGACTCGACGCGTTACGCAGCTTCGGGCGGCAGGTGCGCAACACGGAGGTACACCTCACCGGTGCCTGCAACATCCGGTGCGACGGCTGCTGGTTCTTCGCCCACGACTTCGACTCGGCCGTCACGGACGAGCGCGATCGGGCCAAAGTGCGCAGCTTCGTGGAGCGCCTGAAGGCCGACGGGGTCACCTCGGCGCTCCTCATCGGCGGGGAGCCGACCCTCGTCCCGGACAAGATCAGACCGTTCGTCGAGCTGCTCGACTACGTGACCATCTCGACCAACGGCCTCCTCGCCCTGCCTCGGGAGGGGTTCGAGGACGTGGCGATCGCCGTGTCCGTCTTCGGCGGCGGTCCGCTCGACGACCAGCTCCGGGCGATCCACCCCAACGGCCGCCGCTTCTCCGGCCTGATCGACACCGCCCTCACCAACTACCGCGACGACCCCCGGGCCACGTTCATCTACGCGCTGACCGAGCCCGGGGTCGGATACATCGAAGAGACCGTCCGCAAGATGGCCGACAACGGCAATCTGATCAGCTTCAACTTCTACAGCGAGTACGGCGGCGACCACCCGCTCAAGGCGCTCGAAGGCCGCAAGCTGCTCGACGAGGCCCTGCGCGTCAAGGAGCTGTTCCCGCGGGCGGTGGTGAACGACCCGTACTACATCGAGGCCCTCATCACCGGCCGTTCGCACGGCCAGGACTTCGGGTACGACGTGTGCCCGAGCATCAGCGTCGACCACAAGGCGCACACGGAACGCATCGCCAACGGACACCCGGTGCTGCCGGGATTCAACGCATGGGGTGCCGACCTCGAAACCGTACAGTTCTGTTGCACTTCCGGCCACTGCGGGGACTGCCGGGACAGCCAGGCGGTGCACAGTTGGCTGCTGATGAGCATGCACGAGTTCCTCGACGGCCCCGACGACCTGCGCACCTGGCTCGGCGTCTCGGAGGGCTACTGGCGCCAGTGGAGCTGGTCGCCGTACAGCCCGCACCGCACGGCCTGA
- a CDS encoding Phenylacetic acid catabolic protein, whose protein sequence is MRLVSCPSGEWEIARALPDERLRPGVHSYRGFRIAPRRPQRRLELPQGMVTLVIGFEGPVRIANAAHPAWTPYTSLVAGLHTRAALGEHDGRVSGMQLILTPWAAFSVLAVDMHELAESVVDLDAVLGARGRALADALAAAPGWAERFTLLDRVLTRACASGPAVCPQVLRAWELLCVGRRHLPVGDVAAEVGWSERQLRRRFQEQIGVSPMAVTRVVRLRHALHLLTTGASATATASACGFHDQPHFQHEFKAMTSLTPAEFLAHRALGDAGPARVDRIAGRVTSVFLSAGAGHVRGPFSTRRAIPGDDRVKPPRLETLPLPERVKVAKVPSDDEVIVVRTPEEFLGMPEEYQSMAKRQMLIHAEGELSGADDYIRVFYPLAPNAEERQVCCERAAEEINHFKVASAVLSDLGIDTTRMSTQTLEERRKLFLTADFHNSTTWAERGVVSWLIEDAVMELLKEMSASSYRPWADSFRTVIQDERVHIAHGARIVRGLVKDREGKKQVQAAVDRLWPHSLDVFGNPTSKKAEIAVSWGLRTRTNAEARHDWEVRGGAKVKKLGLTLPV, encoded by the coding sequence ATGAGGCTTGTGTCCTGTCCGTCCGGGGAGTGGGAGATCGCACGGGCCTTGCCGGACGAGCGATTACGGCCGGGGGTGCACAGCTACCGGGGCTTTCGGATCGCCCCGAGGAGGCCGCAGCGCCGCCTCGAACTGCCCCAAGGGATGGTGACGCTGGTCATCGGCTTCGAGGGCCCGGTGCGCATTGCGAACGCCGCCCACCCCGCGTGGACGCCGTACACCTCGCTGGTCGCGGGTCTGCACACCCGTGCCGCACTGGGGGAGCACGACGGCCGGGTCTCGGGGATGCAGCTGATCCTCACCCCCTGGGCCGCCTTCAGTGTCCTCGCCGTCGACATGCACGAGCTCGCCGAGTCCGTGGTCGACCTGGACGCGGTCCTCGGTGCCCGAGGCCGGGCCCTCGCCGACGCGCTCGCCGCCGCCCCGGGCTGGGCCGAGCGGTTCACCCTCCTCGACCGCGTGCTGACCCGCGCCTGCGCGTCCGGGCCCGCGGTCTGCCCGCAGGTGCTGCGGGCCTGGGAGCTGCTCTGCGTCGGCCGCCGACACCTTCCCGTCGGAGACGTGGCTGCCGAGGTCGGCTGGAGCGAACGACAGCTGCGGCGACGCTTCCAGGAGCAGATCGGAGTGTCCCCGATGGCCGTCACGCGCGTGGTCCGGTTGCGGCACGCGCTGCACCTGCTCACCACCGGTGCCTCGGCCACGGCCACCGCCTCGGCCTGCGGATTTCACGACCAGCCGCATTTCCAGCACGAGTTCAAGGCGATGACCAGCCTGACGCCCGCGGAGTTCCTGGCCCACCGGGCCCTGGGCGACGCCGGGCCCGCCCGCGTGGACCGCATCGCCGGCCGGGTCACCAGCGTCTTCCTCTCCGCCGGAGCAGGGCACGTACGGGGGCCGTTTTCTACAAGACGGGCGATACCCGGCGATGACAGGGTGAAGCCGCCCCGCCTGGAGACGCTTCCCCTGCCAGAGAGAGTGAAGGTGGCCAAGGTGCCGTCGGACGACGAAGTGATCGTGGTGCGCACCCCCGAGGAATTCCTCGGCATGCCCGAGGAATACCAGTCCATGGCGAAGAGGCAGATGCTCATCCACGCGGAGGGCGAGCTGTCCGGGGCCGACGACTACATCCGGGTCTTCTACCCGCTGGCGCCGAACGCGGAGGAGCGGCAGGTCTGCTGCGAGCGTGCCGCCGAGGAGATCAACCACTTCAAGGTGGCCAGCGCGGTCCTGTCGGACCTGGGCATCGACACCACACGGATGTCGACCCAGACGCTGGAGGAGCGGCGCAAGCTCTTCCTGACGGCCGACTTCCACAACAGCACCACCTGGGCCGAGCGCGGCGTGGTGTCCTGGCTGATCGAGGACGCCGTGATGGAGCTGCTCAAGGAGATGTCCGCGAGCAGCTACCGCCCCTGGGCCGACTCCTTCCGCACCGTCATCCAGGACGAGCGCGTGCACATCGCGCACGGCGCCCGCATCGTCCGCGGCCTGGTCAAGGACCGCGAGGGCAAGAAGCAGGTGCAGGCGGCGGTCGACCGGCTGTGGCCGCACTCGCTGGACGTCTTCGGCAATCCGACCTCCAAGAAGGCGGAGATCGCCGTCAGCTGGGGCCTGCGGACCCGTACCAACGCCGAGGCCCGGCACGACTGGGAGGTCCGCGGCGGCGCGAAGGTCAAGAAACTCGGGCTGACCCTTCCGGTCTGA
- a CDS encoding thymidine kinase, which yields MPELVFFSGTMDCGKSTLALQIAHNRDARGLQGVIFTRDDRAGEGKLSSRLGLVTEAVEAPEDMDLYAYLVAQISKGGRADYVIVDEAQFLAPVQIDQLARIVDDLDMDVFAFGITTDFRTKLFPGSQRLIELADRLEQLQVEALCWCGARATHNARTVGGEMVVEGAQVVVGDVNRPAGEIGYEVLCRRHHRKRMTSAAAHAGALSPDVLPVNHA from the coding sequence ATGCCCGAGCTGGTGTTCTTCTCCGGAACGATGGACTGCGGAAAGAGCACTCTGGCGCTCCAGATCGCCCACAACCGTGACGCGCGGGGGCTCCAGGGCGTGATCTTCACCCGTGACGACCGGGCGGGCGAGGGCAAGCTGTCGTCCCGGCTGGGTTTGGTGACGGAGGCGGTCGAGGCGCCGGAGGACATGGACCTGTACGCGTACCTGGTCGCGCAGATCTCCAAGGGCGGCAGGGCGGACTACGTGATCGTGGACGAGGCCCAGTTCCTTGCGCCCGTCCAGATCGATCAACTGGCCCGGATCGTGGATGACTTGGACATGGACGTCTTCGCCTTCGGGATCACGACGGACTTCCGGACGAAGCTCTTCCCGGGCTCGCAGCGGCTGATCGAGCTGGCGGACCGCCTGGAGCAGCTCCAGGTGGAGGCCCTGTGCTGGTGCGGTGCCCGGGCCACGCACAACGCCCGTACGGTGGGCGGGGAGATGGTGGTCGAGGGCGCCCAGGTGGTGGTCGGCGACGTGAACCGCCCGGCCGGCGAGATCGGGTACGAGGTCCTGTGCCGCCGCCACCACCGCAAGCGGATGACCTCGGCCGCGGCCCACGCCGGCGCCCTCTCCCCGGACGTCCTCCCCGTCAATCACGCCTGA
- a CDS encoding alkaline phosphatase family protein, producing MAYSAAQEWPEPELLDLAGAPVPEYGAGSLADLLPTLVAGQGVPGFTAAITELTPADRNCVFLVDGMGWEQIKAHPDEAPYLTSLLGSSRGGTGRPITAGFPATTATSLASVGTGLPPARHGLPGYAVRNPATGELMNQLRWYPWTSPKPWQPYPTVFQQADKAGVATAQVSSPAFQTTPLTKIALSGGTFLGRMTGEERMDLAAERLAAGDRSLVYTYFSELDGAGHRHGVDSDAWRGQLMYVDRLVQRLAEQLPPRTALYVTADHGMVDVPFDEDSRIDFDEDWELSAGVALLGGEGRARHVYAVPGAEADVLTVWREVLGDRFWVASREEALELGWFGTPGECDERVLGRIGDVVAAAQADVAITASRNEPNESALAGMHGSMTAAEQLVPLLEIRT from the coding sequence ATGGCGTACTCCGCGGCACAGGAGTGGCCCGAGCCGGAGCTGCTGGACCTGGCGGGCGCCCCCGTCCCGGAGTACGGCGCCGGATCGCTCGCCGACCTGCTGCCCACGCTCGTGGCGGGCCAGGGCGTCCCCGGTTTCACCGCCGCCATCACCGAGCTGACCCCGGCCGACCGGAACTGCGTGTTCCTGGTCGACGGCATGGGCTGGGAGCAGATCAAGGCCCACCCTGACGAGGCCCCGTACCTCACCTCCCTGCTCGGCAGCTCGCGCGGCGGCACCGGTCGCCCGATCACCGCGGGCTTCCCGGCGACCACGGCCACCTCGCTCGCCTCCGTGGGTACCGGCCTGCCGCCGGCCCGCCACGGCCTGCCCGGCTACGCCGTCCGCAACCCCGCCACCGGCGAACTCATGAACCAGCTCCGCTGGTACCCGTGGACCTCGCCGAAGCCCTGGCAGCCGTACCCGACCGTCTTCCAGCAGGCCGACAAGGCCGGGGTGGCGACCGCCCAGGTGTCCTCGCCCGCCTTCCAGACCACCCCGCTCACCAAGATCGCGCTGAGCGGCGGCACCTTCCTCGGCCGGATGACCGGCGAGGAGCGGATGGACCTGGCGGCCGAGCGCCTCGCGGCCGGTGACCGCTCGCTCGTCTACACCTACTTCAGCGAGCTCGACGGGGCCGGTCATCGGCACGGCGTGGACTCCGACGCGTGGCGCGGCCAGCTGATGTACGTGGACCGGCTCGTCCAGCGGCTCGCCGAGCAGCTGCCGCCGCGCACCGCCCTGTACGTGACCGCGGACCACGGCATGGTCGACGTCCCCTTCGACGAGGACTCCCGGATCGACTTCGACGAGGACTGGGAGCTGAGCGCCGGCGTCGCCCTGCTGGGCGGCGAGGGTCGGGCCCGGCACGTGTACGCGGTGCCGGGCGCCGAGGCCGACGTGCTGACCGTGTGGCGCGAGGTGCTCGGCGACCGGTTCTGGGTCGCGAGCCGCGAAGAGGCCCTGGAACTGGGCTGGTTCGGTACGCCGGGGGAGTGCGACGAGCGCGTGCTCGGGCGCATCGGCGACGTGGTGGCGGCCGCCCAGGCCGATGTCGCGATCACCGCCTCGCGCAACGAGCCGAACGAATCCGCCCTCGCCGGAATGCACGGCTCCATGACGGCGGCGGAGCAGCTCGTCCCGCTGCTCGAAATCCGCACCTGA
- a CDS encoding DUF5998 family protein: MAKSGTTTQGLRTAIERSGYYPALVAEAVEAAVGGEPISSYLVHQETTFDSNEVRRHVTVLVLTGNRFIVSHTDEQAADAGSPSPYATTSTESVKLSSISSVVLSRVVANPESYTPGTLPREVVLTIGWGAVSRIDLEPAACGDPNCDSDHGYTGNSTADDLSLRVSEAGDGPEAVRQTLVFAQALSEATAATSSTSAR, encoded by the coding sequence ATGGCGAAATCCGGTACGACGACCCAGGGGCTGCGCACGGCGATCGAGCGCAGCGGCTACTACCCGGCCCTCGTGGCCGAGGCCGTGGAGGCCGCGGTGGGCGGCGAGCCGATTTCGTCGTACCTGGTCCACCAGGAGACGACCTTCGACTCCAACGAGGTGCGCCGTCACGTCACCGTGCTGGTCCTGACCGGCAACCGCTTCATCGTCAGCCACACCGACGAGCAGGCTGCCGACGCCGGGTCCCCCTCCCCGTACGCGACCACGTCCACCGAGTCGGTCAAGCTGTCCAGCATCTCCTCCGTGGTGCTCAGCCGCGTCGTCGCCAACCCGGAGTCCTACACCCCCGGCACCCTGCCCCGCGAGGTCGTCCTGACCATCGGCTGGGGCGCGGTCTCCCGGATCGACCTGGAGCCGGCCGCCTGCGGCGACCCGAACTGCGACTCCGACCACGGGTACACCGGCAACTCCACCGCCGACGACCTCAGCCTGCGGGTCAGCGAAGCCGGCGACGGGCCGGAGGCGGTGCGCCAGACCCTGGTCTTCGCGCAGGCCCTCAGCGAGGCCACGGCGGCGACGTCCTCCACCTCCGCCCGCTGA
- a CDS encoding bifunctional acetate--CoA ligase family protein/GNAT family N-acetyltransferase, with product MTIESDPSYPAHWEADVVLRDGGTARIRPITTEDAGRLVSFYEQVSDESKYYRFFAPYPRLSDRDVHRFTHHDYVDRVGLAATIGGEFIGTVRYDRIGADGRPASGPADEAEVAFLVQDAHQGRGVASALLEHIGAVARERGIRRFVAEVLPANTKMIKVFTDAGYQQKRSFEDGSVHLTLDLEPTAESLAVQRAREQRAEAHSVQRLLAPGSVAVIGVSRSGAGVGAAALRNLRDGGFHGHLYAVNEAVTRDLLDGVRAYRTIDAIDAPVDLAVIAVPADRVPEAVAACGEHGVQGLVVLSAGYGESGPAGLARQRELVRQVRSYGMRLIGPNAYGVINTAPEVELNASLTPAPIPTRGRIGLFTQSGAIGIALLSALLRRGEGLSSFVSAGNRADVSGNDILQYWYDDEATDVALLYLETLGNPRKFTRLARRTAAVKPVVVAKGGRHSPAGHVVPDTRLPEATVSALLRQAGVIRVDTVTELVDVGLLLAAQPLPAGPRIAILGNSESLGILTYDACLTQGLRPLPPLDLTTAAAPADFRTALTEALRSEDCDAVVVTAIPWVSEDAPADDLAGALREAVAAYPGKPVAVVHVELGELVEALSAVRGAPHPAPSRSWGPAADPAPRAPAGPLSAAGDSIPSYPAAERAVKAVAEAVRYGQWRRATADDDGRVPEYEDIDEAGTADRLARLLADVDPGAVLTLTDRDARDLLAAYGIRVLPTLPAPSADAAVRAAGVLGYPVALKTTAPHLRHRADLGGVRLDLTNEAELRRSYEELTDALGKPAELQPVVQAMVARGVDTVVRSVIDPAAGAVLSFGLAGVASELLGDTAHRLVPATDRDAAGLIRSIRTAPLLFGWRGSDPVDTPALEELLLRLSRLVDDHPEVIGVSLEPVVVAAEGVSALSATVRVAHPPARGDLGPRTLPSY from the coding sequence ATGACCATCGAGTCGGACCCCTCGTACCCGGCCCACTGGGAAGCCGATGTCGTCCTGCGCGACGGAGGCACCGCCCGGATCAGGCCCATCACCACCGAGGACGCGGGCCGGCTCGTCAGCTTCTACGAGCAGGTCTCGGACGAGTCGAAGTACTACCGGTTCTTCGCTCCCTACCCCCGGCTCTCCGACCGCGACGTGCACCGCTTCACGCACCACGACTACGTGGACCGGGTCGGGCTCGCCGCGACCATCGGCGGCGAGTTCATCGGCACCGTCCGCTACGACCGCATCGGCGCCGACGGCCGGCCCGCCTCCGGACCCGCCGACGAGGCCGAGGTCGCCTTCCTCGTCCAGGACGCCCATCAGGGCCGCGGGGTCGCCTCCGCCCTCCTCGAACACATCGGCGCGGTGGCCCGCGAGCGCGGCATCCGGCGGTTCGTCGCCGAGGTGCTGCCCGCCAACACCAAGATGATCAAAGTCTTCACGGACGCCGGCTACCAGCAGAAGCGCAGCTTCGAGGACGGCTCCGTCCACCTCACCCTCGACCTCGAACCCACCGCCGAGTCGCTCGCCGTGCAGCGCGCCCGCGAACAGCGGGCCGAGGCCCACTCGGTGCAGCGACTGCTGGCCCCCGGCTCGGTGGCCGTCATCGGAGTCAGCCGCTCCGGTGCGGGCGTGGGCGCGGCCGCGCTGCGCAACCTGCGCGACGGCGGCTTCCACGGCCACCTCTACGCCGTCAACGAGGCCGTCACCCGCGACCTGCTCGACGGCGTGCGGGCCTACCGCACCATCGACGCCATCGACGCTCCGGTCGACCTCGCAGTGATCGCCGTTCCGGCCGACCGGGTCCCCGAAGCGGTGGCCGCCTGCGGCGAGCACGGGGTGCAGGGGCTCGTCGTCCTGTCCGCCGGGTACGGGGAGAGCGGCCCGGCCGGACTCGCCCGCCAGCGCGAACTGGTGCGGCAGGTGCGCTCGTACGGGATGCGGCTGATCGGACCGAACGCCTACGGCGTGATCAACACCGCGCCGGAGGTGGAACTCAACGCCTCCCTGACCCCCGCGCCGATCCCGACGCGCGGCCGGATCGGCCTGTTCACGCAGTCCGGGGCGATCGGGATCGCCCTGCTCTCGGCCCTGCTCCGGCGCGGCGAGGGCCTGTCCTCCTTCGTCTCCGCGGGCAACCGCGCCGACGTGTCCGGAAACGACATCCTCCAGTACTGGTACGACGACGAGGCGACCGACGTAGCCCTGCTCTACCTCGAAACCCTCGGCAACCCGCGGAAGTTCACCCGACTCGCCCGCCGGACGGCGGCCGTCAAGCCGGTGGTCGTGGCCAAGGGCGGCCGGCACAGCCCGGCCGGGCACGTCGTCCCCGACACCCGGCTGCCGGAGGCCACCGTCTCCGCCCTGCTGCGCCAGGCCGGTGTCATCCGCGTCGACACGGTCACCGAGCTGGTGGACGTCGGCCTCCTGCTGGCGGCGCAGCCGCTGCCCGCCGGGCCCCGGATCGCGATCCTCGGCAACTCCGAATCCCTCGGGATCCTCACCTACGACGCCTGCCTCACCCAGGGCCTGCGGCCGCTGCCGCCGCTGGACCTGACGACGGCGGCCGCGCCGGCCGACTTCCGCACCGCCCTGACCGAAGCGCTGCGCTCCGAGGACTGCGACGCGGTGGTGGTCACGGCCATCCCGTGGGTGAGCGAGGACGCTCCGGCGGACGACCTGGCGGGCGCCCTGCGCGAAGCCGTGGCCGCGTACCCGGGCAAGCCGGTCGCGGTGGTGCACGTCGAGCTCGGCGAGCTCGTCGAAGCCCTGTCCGCCGTGCGCGGCGCCCCGCACCCCGCACCGTCCCGCAGCTGGGGCCCCGCGGCGGACCCGGCGCCCCGCGCACCGGCCGGGCCGCTGTCCGCCGCCGGCGACAGCATCCCCAGCTACCCCGCCGCCGAACGCGCGGTCAAGGCCGTCGCCGAAGCCGTCCGGTACGGGCAGTGGCGCCGGGCCACCGCCGACGACGACGGGCGCGTCCCCGAGTACGAGGACATCGACGAGGCCGGGACCGCGGACCGGCTGGCCCGGCTGCTGGCGGACGTCGACCCCGGCGCCGTGCTGACCCTGACCGACCGGGACGCCCGCGACCTGCTCGCGGCCTACGGGATCCGCGTCCTGCCCACCCTGCCCGCGCCGAGCGCCGACGCGGCGGTCCGCGCCGCCGGGGTGCTGGGCTACCCGGTGGCGCTCAAGACCACCGCCCCGCACCTGCGCCACCGCGCGGACCTGGGCGGCGTACGCCTCGACCTCACGAACGAGGCCGAGCTGAGGCGTTCGTACGAGGAGCTCACCGACGCACTGGGCAAGCCGGCCGAGCTCCAGCCCGTGGTGCAGGCCATGGTGGCGCGCGGGGTCGACACCGTCGTCCGCTCCGTCATCGACCCCGCCGCGGGCGCCGTCCTCTCCTTCGGGCTCGCCGGCGTCGCTTCCGAGCTGCTCGGCGACACCGCGCACCGGCTCGTCCCCGCCACCGACCGGGACGCCGCCGGACTGATCCGGTCCATCCGGACCGCACCCCTCCTGTTCGGCTGGCGCGGCAGCGACCCCGTGGACACCCCCGCCCTGGAGGAACTGCTCCTGCGGCTCTCCCGCCTCGTGGACGACCACCCCGAGGTGATCGGCGTCTCACTGGAGCCCGTCGTGGTCGCCGCCGAAGGCGTCTCCGCCCTCAGCGCCACCGTCCGCGTCGCCCACCCGCCGGCCCGCGGCGATCTCGGCCCGCGGACCCTCCCCAGTTACTGA
- a CDS encoding HPr family phosphocarrier protein → MAERRVNVGWAEGLHARPASIFVRATTASGVPVTIAKSGGDPVNAASMLAVLGLGAQGGEEIVLASEAEGADAALDRLAKLVAEGLEELPETV, encoded by the coding sequence ATGGCAGAGCGCCGCGTCAACGTTGGTTGGGCCGAGGGCCTGCACGCTCGTCCCGCCTCGATCTTCGTCCGTGCGACGACCGCTTCCGGCGTCCCGGTGACCATCGCGAAGTCCGGCGGCGACCCCGTCAACGCCGCCTCCATGCTGGCGGTCCTGGGTCTCGGCGCCCAGGGCGGCGAGGAGATCGTCCTCGCCTCCGAGGCCGAGGGTGCGGACGCCGCGCTCGACCGCCTCGCGAAGCTGGTCGCCGAGGGTCTCGAGGAGCTCCCCGAGACCGTCTGA
- a CDS encoding GntR family transcriptional regulator codes for MRIPAHAVCTAIRDDIVSGVFEPGGRLTEEVLARRYGVSRVPVREALRTLESEGFVTTRRHAGACVAEPTGQEAADLLELRMLLEPLAAARAARRRTDAHLKVLRGLVRLGQERARRGQGEDLRSLGGWFHETLAQSSGSPGLIALLTQMRHKIAWMYVVEAPDRPVESWAEHGAIVDAVARGDAERARALTAAHADRAAGAHRLRLRPAVSTSQPAVNMSSVRH; via the coding sequence TTGCGTATTCCTGCGCACGCGGTATGCACAGCAATCCGCGACGACATCGTCTCCGGGGTGTTCGAGCCGGGCGGCCGGCTGACCGAGGAGGTGCTGGCCCGCCGGTACGGGGTCTCGCGCGTCCCGGTGCGCGAGGCCCTGCGGACCCTGGAGTCCGAGGGGTTCGTGACCACGCGGCGGCACGCGGGGGCCTGCGTGGCGGAGCCGACCGGGCAGGAGGCCGCGGACCTGTTGGAGCTGCGGATGCTCCTGGAGCCGCTGGCTGCCGCGAGAGCCGCCCGGCGGCGCACCGACGCGCACCTCAAGGTGCTGCGCGGGCTGGTCAGGCTGGGGCAGGAGCGGGCCAGGCGGGGCCAAGGCGAGGACCTGCGGTCCCTGGGCGGTTGGTTCCACGAGACGCTCGCGCAGTCCTCCGGCAGCCCCGGGCTGATCGCGCTGCTCACGCAGATGCGGCACAAGATCGCGTGGATGTACGTGGTGGAGGCGCCGGACCGGCCCGTGGAGTCCTGGGCGGAGCACGGGGCGATCGTGGACGCGGTGGCGCGCGGCGACGCCGAACGGGCGCGGGCGCTGACCGCGGCCCACGCGGACCGTGCGGCGGGGGCGCACCGGCTGCGGCTCCGCCCGGCGGTGAGCACTTCGCAACCTGCCGTAAACATGTCGAGCGTCCGGCATTAA
- a CDS encoding M23 family metallopeptidase, which produces MAFGSRPAGTGKHRGSSRLSKKTAGYAGIAAIATTGVVGSLAAPAFAADNHSSTIGQDNGLGAVVVAEDLAGDIADQAESQHRVAEQDAVKAQAEADAKQRAAEAKRLAEVKAKVEREAAERAAREEERKRLNTFVAPVDGSYVSTQYHAGGGMWSSGSHTGIDFHAASGTSVHAVGVGTVVEAGWGGAYGNNVVIKHNDGTYTQYGHMSSLNVSVGQQVTPGQQIGLSGSTGNSSGPHLHFEARTGAQYGSDIDPIAYLRSHGVSL; this is translated from the coding sequence ATGGCGTTTGGCAGTCGTCCCGCTGGTACCGGTAAGCACCGTGGCTCCAGCCGCCTGAGCAAGAAGACCGCCGGTTACGCCGGTATCGCCGCGATCGCCACTACGGGCGTCGTCGGCTCCCTCGCCGCCCCGGCCTTCGCCGCGGACAACCACAGCAGCACCATCGGCCAGGACAACGGCCTGGGTGCCGTGGTCGTCGCCGAGGACCTTGCGGGCGACATAGCCGACCAGGCCGAGTCCCAGCACCGCGTCGCCGAGCAGGACGCCGTCAAGGCGCAGGCCGAGGCCGACGCGAAGCAGCGGGCCGCGGAGGCCAAGCGCCTCGCCGAGGTCAAGGCGAAGGTCGAGCGCGAGGCCGCCGAGCGCGCCGCCCGCGAGGAGGAGCGCAAGCGCCTCAACACCTTCGTCGCCCCGGTGGACGGCTCGTACGTCAGCACGCAGTACCACGCGGGCGGCGGCATGTGGTCCTCCGGCTCCCACACGGGCATCGACTTCCACGCCGCCTCCGGCACCTCGGTCCACGCGGTGGGCGTCGGTACCGTCGTCGAGGCCGGCTGGGGTGGCGCGTACGGCAACAACGTCGTCATCAAGCACAACGACGGCACCTACACCCAGTACGGGCACATGAGCTCGCTGAACGTCTCCGTCGGCCAGCAGGTCACCCCCGGCCAGCAGATCGGCCTGTCGGGCTCCACCGGCAACTCCAGCGGCCCGCACCTGCACTTCGAGGCCCGCACGGGCGCGCAGTACGGCTCGGACATCGACCCGATCGCGTACCTGCGCTCGCACGGCGTCAGCCTCTGA